In the genome of Calothrix sp. PCC 6303, the window TCACAGCGCAATTCTTGCCGCGCTTTGGCTTTGATAAAAATAGGTTGCCAACCATCACTGAGTCCAGAAAGCTTTTTAATCATAGGTTGGACAAATCGCCAAAATGTCACCAAAGCTGAGACAGGATTTCCTGGCAAACCAAAATAGAGAACTTGTTGATTTTGAAGATTTTTCAAAGTAGCAACGGTAAGGGGTTTACCTGGTTTCATTGCCACAGATTCAACGTGGACTTTAGCACCCAATGATGTCAAAACGTCCTCAACATAGTCGTATTCTCCCACCGATACACCACCAGAAGAGATAACTATATCTGAGGAAATCGCATTTTTCACCGCTACCTCTAAATCTCCTGCTTGATCGGGTACAATTCCCAATATTACAACCTCAACTCCTAGCTGTTTGAGCAATGATGCGATCGCATTCTGGTTAGAATCAACTATTTGTCCAGGTTGTAAAGTCTGCCCTACTGTTACTAATTCATCACCTGTAGAAAAAATAGCTACTTTAAGCTTTCGGTAAACACTGATGCTTTTAACTTGCAATGCTGCCAGTATTGCTATTTCAGTCCCTTGAATCACAATTCCGGCTGGTAATAATTCTTGCCCTGCTTGATAATAAGCCCCTTGCTTCCTCACAAAAGCTTGACATTTAGATGGTGCCGCTTGAATCCAAACCCGGTTTTCCTCCCGTCGTGTCACCTCCTGCATCACCACTGTGTCAGCATCATCAGGCATAACTGCACCCGTAAAAATTCTTGCTGCTTCCCCTGGTTGTAATCTTAATTTGGGTGGATATCCAGCGGGAATTTCGCCAATAATTTCTAAATCAACTGGTTTATCGTCTCTTGCCTGTTCCACATCTTCCCATCGCACCGCATAACCATCCATTGCCGAATTATCCCAATGGGGAAAATCTAAATTACCAATAACAGGTTCTGCCAAAATGCGCCCTAATGCGGATGAGATATCAACCTTTTCTACATCTTTTCGAGGATCTAGAACTTGGACTAAATTAAAAATAATGGTTTCGGCTTCTTGAACTGAAAGCATATTGTTTCTAAAGTTTCACGAAATTACTGATAAGTAGCTATACAAATTAAATTCATTGGTGATATGACAGGCAACAGGGAATGGGGAACAGGCAACAGAAGGTTTTATTAAATTAATACATAACTCCCACAGATAGGTTTAGCACTCCCCCACTCCTCCACTCCTCCCTCCCCCATTCCTTCACTCCCCTACTCCCTATGTCAATCGAACGTATTCCCCCAAAACAATACCCCAGAGTCGATTTTCCCAGACGCGCTGCTGCATGGACAATTGATTTTTTCGGTGCTTGGCTTGCTAGTTCTTTTTTTGGTAACGGTAGTGTTGGTATCCAGTTTCTCCAAATATTTATATTTATTTTCCTGTGGTCAATTTTGCGAGTAATTGTACCTTACAACAATCAAGGGCAAAGTCTAGGAAAATGGGCTTTGGACATGAAAGTGCTGGAATTTGAGCGGGGAAGGATTCCAGATTTATTAATGTTAGGCAAACGAGAGGCTATTATTGGTTTTGGGGCAGTTTTAGCATCAACTGCCCTAAATAACATTATCCAAAATCCGGCTGCTATACTGCTAGTAATTCCCCTAGCAATCGATTGTGCTGCTGCTTTTAGCGATACCATGCTGCGGCAAGCATTGCACGATCGTTATGCTGATACGATGGTAGTTTCGTCGCGTCGTGGCTATTCTCTTGATATCAAAATCAAAAGAATAGTTGGTAGTTTGCGTCGGAATATGCAAAAATAGGGATTTGTGTTAATTCTCTTCAGGCTTTGGTGTTTGTAAGATTATGGCTAAAAGTAAAGGCGTGCGAATTGTGGTGACATTAGAATGCACCGAATGTCGCACCAATCCAGATAAACGTTCTCCCGGTGTTTCGCGGTATACAAGTATGAAAAACCGTCGTAACACCACCAACCGTTTAGAACTGAAAAAGTTCTGTACTCACTGTAATAAACATACTGTTCACAAGGAAATTAAGTAGGAATGAGTTACTATCGTCGTCGGCTTTCGCCAATTAAGCCAGGAGATCCAATCGATTACAAAGATGTGGACTTGCTACGTAAGTTCATTACCGAACGGGGTAAAGTTTTGCCACGTCGGATTACTGGATTAACCACCCAGCAACAAAGAGTATTGACTTTAGCAATCAAACGTGCGCGGATTATGGCTCTGTTGCCATTTATCAACGCTGAAGGCTAAGAATTAGTTAAGAGTAATGAGTTAAGAGTGTAGCTTGCTTCCTCGTAGGAGTAGAGCGATAATTTTCCTTTATGGTAATGAATCGAACTCCTAACTCCTAACTCTAACTGTTGGAGTAAGTTGTTAACATATCGGCTCCGCTTGATGTTAAAACTGAGGGAAGCCAAAACTGCGCGAAGTCGAAACTTGACAAAGCCGAAACTGAGCGAAGTCTGAGTGTAAAATATTTACTAGTATAGTGCGAAGCTTGTGGAGAAGGGGACATTAGTAGAATTTCGGGTGGGAAGCGATCGCCGTTTGGGAATAGTAGACCGTCCCGACGGTAAAACCCGTTGGTTTGTAATTGATGAACGGGGGCAAGCCCACAGTCTAATGCCTCAACAGGTGACTTACGCCGTCACAGGACAGACTTACCTATCATCGCAAATCCCTGGTTTTTTAGCAGAAATACAGCCCTATATCGCCGATCCATCGAGTCTGGAAGTGGCTTGGGAATTATTAGTTGAAGATGGGGACACTGTAAACCCCAAAGAATTAGCAAATCTGCTGTTTTCGGAAACAAAACCACCTCTATGCTATGCCGCACATTGTTTGTTGTCGGATGACAAAATCTACTTCAAGCAGAAGAAAGATGTTTACGAACCGCGAACCGCTGCACAGGTAGCAGAACGAAAGCATCAGCTAGAAGTGGAAGCCCTGAAGGCAAAAGGACAGCAAGAATTTTTACTGCGAGTTGCAGCCGCGTTAAAAGGCGAAGCAGTGGAATGGGAACGTCATGATCGCCATCGCCTCGAAGCCTTAGAAAAGTATGCAACCTTACTGGCAGATGTAGGTAAACCGGGTGTTAACTATGACCAGGTATCCCGTGCGTATCCCCCACCTGCTACAGTCTTAGAAACCATGAATATGCTGGGACGACCAGCAACTCCCCAGGGTGCATTTCAACTCTTAGTGGATTTAGGTTTGTGGAGTGTTAACGAAAACTTATTTTTGCGTCGTTCCGCAATCCCGGTACAGTTTCCTACTAAGGTGATAGAAGTGGCGCAGCAGTCTTTGGAATCACATCCACCCGATCGAGATCGGGATCGTTTAGACCTGACACACCTCAAGGTTTATACAATTGACGATGAGAGTACCACAGAAATTGATGATGGGCTGAGTTGGGAACGCTTAAGTGATGGACGCGATCGCTTGTGGGTTCACATAGCCGATCCGACTCGTTGGTTGATTCCAGAAGGTGATTTAGACCTAGAAGCAC includes:
- the glp gene encoding gephyrin-like molybdotransferase Glp, whose product is MLSVQEAETIIFNLVQVLDPRKDVEKVDISSALGRILAEPVIGNLDFPHWDNSAMDGYAVRWEDVEQARDDKPVDLEIIGEIPAGYPPKLRLQPGEAARIFTGAVMPDDADTVVMQEVTRREENRVWIQAAPSKCQAFVRKQGAYYQAGQELLPAGIVIQGTEIAILAALQVKSISVYRKLKVAIFSTGDELVTVGQTLQPGQIVDSNQNAIASLLKQLGVEVVILGIVPDQAGDLEVAVKNAISSDIVISSGGVSVGEYDYVEDVLTSLGAKVHVESVAMKPGKPLTVATLKNLQNQQVLYFGLPGNPVSALVTFWRFVQPMIKKLSGLSDGWQPIFIKAKARQELRCDGKRESYVWGKLRLVDGFYEFDVAGGSQVSGNLINLAQTNGLAVLNCGQTLISPGELLKVLLVQNIC
- a CDS encoding RDD family protein, whose translation is MSIERIPPKQYPRVDFPRRAAAWTIDFFGAWLASSFFGNGSVGIQFLQIFIFIFLWSILRVIVPYNNQGQSLGKWALDMKVLEFERGRIPDLLMLGKREAIIGFGAVLASTALNNIIQNPAAILLVIPLAIDCAAAFSDTMLRQALHDRYADTMVVSSRRGYSLDIKIKRIVGSLRRNMQK
- the rpmG gene encoding 50S ribosomal protein L33; this encodes MAKSKGVRIVVTLECTECRTNPDKRSPGVSRYTSMKNRRNTTNRLELKKFCTHCNKHTVHKEIK
- the rpsR gene encoding 30S ribosomal protein S18; this encodes MSYYRRRLSPIKPGDPIDYKDVDLLRKFITERGKVLPRRITGLTTQQQRVLTLAIKRARIMALLPFINAEG